A window of Streptomyces sp. Je 1-332 genomic DNA:
AGTCGGGAACGGAGGAATAGCTAATGTCGCGTATTGGCAAGCTCCCCATCACGGTTCCCGCCGGCGTGGACGTCACCATCGACGGCCGGACGGTCTCGGTTAAGGGTCCCAAGGGCTCCCTTTCCCACACCGTCGTCGCGCCGATCGACGTCGCCAAGGGTGAGGACGGCGTGCTGAGCGTCACCCGCCCGAACGACGAGCGTCAGAACAAGGCCCTGCACGGCCTGTCCCGCACGCTGGTGGCCAACATGATCACCGGCGTGACCACGGGTTACGTGAAGAAGCTCGAGATCAGCGGTGTCGGTTACCGCGTGCTCGCGAAGGGCTCCAACCTGGAGTTCTCGCTGGGCTACAGCCACCCGATCCTGGTCGAGGCCCCCGAGGGCATCACCTTCAAGGTGGAGTCCGCGACCAAGCTTTCGGTCGAGGGCATCGACAAGCAGAAGGTCGGCGAGGTTGCGGCCAACATCCGCAAGCTCCGCAAGCCCGACCCGTACAAGGCCAAGGGTGTCAAGTACGAGGGCGAAGTCATCCGGCGCAAGGTCGGAAAGGCAGGTAAGTAAGCCATGGCATACGGTGTGAAGATCGCCAAGGGTGACGCTTACAAGCGTGCCGCCAAGGCCCGCCGCCACATCCGCATCCGCAAGAACGTGTCGGGTACGGCGGAGCGTCCGCGCCTCGTCGTGACGCGCTCCAACCGCAACATCGTTGCTCAGGTCATCGACGACCTCAAGGGTCACACCCTTGCGTCGGCGTCGACCCTGGACACCACGATCCGCGGCGGCGAGGCTGACAAGTCGGCCCAGGCCAAGCAGGTCGGCGCGCTCGTTGCCGAGCGTGCCAAGGCCGCGGGTGTCGAGACCGTCGTGTTCGACCGCGGTGGCAACAAGTACGCCGGGCGCATTGCCGCTCTGGCGGACGCCGCCCGCGAAGCCGGGCTGAAGTTCTAAGCCCCGGTTCCGGAGCTAGCGGACGTAACAGAGAGAGGTAATTCCAATGGCTGGACCCCAGCGCCGCGGGAGCGGTGCCGGTGGCGGCGAGCGGCGGGACCGGAAGGGTCGCGACGGTGGCGCTGCCGCCGAGAAGACCGCATACGTTGAGCGCGTTGTCGCGATCAACCGTGTCGCCAAGGTTGTCAAGGGTGGTCGC
This region includes:
- the rplF gene encoding 50S ribosomal protein L6, translating into MSRIGKLPITVPAGVDVTIDGRTVSVKGPKGSLSHTVVAPIDVAKGEDGVLSVTRPNDERQNKALHGLSRTLVANMITGVTTGYVKKLEISGVGYRVLAKGSNLEFSLGYSHPILVEAPEGITFKVESATKLSVEGIDKQKVGEVAANIRKLRKPDPYKAKGVKYEGEVIRRKVGKAGK
- the rplR gene encoding 50S ribosomal protein L18; translated protein: MAYGVKIAKGDAYKRAAKARRHIRIRKNVSGTAERPRLVVTRSNRNIVAQVIDDLKGHTLASASTLDTTIRGGEADKSAQAKQVGALVAERAKAAGVETVVFDRGGNKYAGRIAALADAAREAGLKF